One genomic window of Camelina sativa cultivar DH55 chromosome 5, Cs, whole genome shotgun sequence includes the following:
- the LOC104785931 gene encoding transcription termination factor MTEF1, chloroplastic isoform X1, producing MQQEALSFFSSSFPSLHRSFPTLSRLRFHHFPALSFKPNTSSSSSSSLFKSPDFTNFTTTTTTTTTETLESSIHEKLIYLDSLGIDFLTLINRHPPLLSTALSAVKSVVDYMTTPPINFTLQDFRRLVSMCPELLTSPLNSHTIPVITFLLREVGVDSIFDLRQALRRRPRLLACSVDHQLRPTLYFLQRIGILDPHKHTYLLSCSVENKLVPRIDYFEKLGFSRRSAAAMFKRFPQLFNYSIAENYEPKLKYLMVEMGRDVREILEFPQYFSFSLENRIKPRHQACAAKGVRFPLPVMLKTNEAGFRDTLEVHFFVLNDSEELKRMKKPVSLPTF from the exons ATGCAACAAgaagctctctctttcttctcttcctctttcccTTCCCTTCACCGCAGTTTCCCCACTCTTTCTCGCCTCCGCTTCCACCATTTTCCCGCACTTTCCTTCAAAccaaacacttcttcttcttcatcttcatcactctTCAAATCCCCAGATTTCACCAatttcacaacaacaacaacaacaacaaccaccgAAACCCTAGAATCCTCAATCCACGAGAAACTCATTTACCTCGATTCACTCGGAATCGATTTCTTAACCCTAATAAACCGTCACCCTCCTCTCCTCTCCACCGCTCTCTCCGCCGTTAAATCCGTCGTCGATTACATGACCACTCCACCAATCAACTTCACCTTACAAGATTTTCGCCGACTCGTCTCCATGTGCCCTGAGCTTCTCACTTCGCCGTTAAACTCACACACAATCCCAGTCATCACTTTCCTCCTCCGCGAAGTCGGCGTCGACTCAATCTTTGACCTCCGTCAAGCTTTACGCCGTCGTCCTCGTCTCCTCGCTTGTAGCGTCGATCACCAGCTCAGACCAACGCTTTACTTTCTCCAGAGAATCGGAATCTTAGATCCGCATAAACACACGTATCTGCTCTCCTGTAGCGTTGAGAACAAACTCGTACCACGGATCGATTACTTCGAGAAGCTAGGATTCTCTCGGCGTAGCGCCGCCGCGATGTTTAAGAGATTCCCGCAGCTGTTTAATTACAGTATCGCTGAGAACTATGAGCCGAAGTTGAAGTATTTGATGGTGGAGATGGGGAGAGATGTGAGAGAGATACTTGAGTTTCCTCAGTATTTCTCGTTTAGTTTGGAGAACCGGATTAAACCGAGGCATCAGGCTTGTGCGGCGAAAGGAGTGAGGTTCCCATTGCCGGTGATGTTGAAGACGAATGAAGCTGGGTTTCGGGACACATTGGAG gtacatttttttgtattgaatgaTTCTGAAGAACTCAAAAGAATGAAGAAACCGGTCTCTCTGCCTACGTTTTGA
- the LOC104785931 gene encoding transcription termination factor MTEF1, chloroplastic isoform X2 yields the protein MQQEALSFFSSSFPSLHRSFPTLSRLRFHHFPALSFKPNTSSSSSSSLFKSPDFTNFTTTTTTTTTETLESSIHEKLIYLDSLGIDFLTLINRHPPLLSTALSAVKSVVDYMTTPPINFTLQDFRRLVSMCPELLTSPLNSHTIPVITFLLREVGVDSIFDLRQALRRRPRLLACSVDHQLRPTLYFLQRIGILDPHKHTYLLSCSVENKLVPRIDYFEKLGFSRRSAAAMFKRFPQLFNYSIAENYEPKLKYLMVEMGRDVREILEFPQYFSFSLENRIKPRHQACAAKGVRFPLPVMLKTNEAGFRDTLEVCCDSSPPLKTSRLVTVQKSLDL from the coding sequence ATGCAACAAgaagctctctctttcttctcttcctctttcccTTCCCTTCACCGCAGTTTCCCCACTCTTTCTCGCCTCCGCTTCCACCATTTTCCCGCACTTTCCTTCAAAccaaacacttcttcttcttcatcttcatcactctTCAAATCCCCAGATTTCACCAatttcacaacaacaacaacaacaacaaccaccgAAACCCTAGAATCCTCAATCCACGAGAAACTCATTTACCTCGATTCACTCGGAATCGATTTCTTAACCCTAATAAACCGTCACCCTCCTCTCCTCTCCACCGCTCTCTCCGCCGTTAAATCCGTCGTCGATTACATGACCACTCCACCAATCAACTTCACCTTACAAGATTTTCGCCGACTCGTCTCCATGTGCCCTGAGCTTCTCACTTCGCCGTTAAACTCACACACAATCCCAGTCATCACTTTCCTCCTCCGCGAAGTCGGCGTCGACTCAATCTTTGACCTCCGTCAAGCTTTACGCCGTCGTCCTCGTCTCCTCGCTTGTAGCGTCGATCACCAGCTCAGACCAACGCTTTACTTTCTCCAGAGAATCGGAATCTTAGATCCGCATAAACACACGTATCTGCTCTCCTGTAGCGTTGAGAACAAACTCGTACCACGGATCGATTACTTCGAGAAGCTAGGATTCTCTCGGCGTAGCGCCGCCGCGATGTTTAAGAGATTCCCGCAGCTGTTTAATTACAGTATCGCTGAGAACTATGAGCCGAAGTTGAAGTATTTGATGGTGGAGATGGGGAGAGATGTGAGAGAGATACTTGAGTTTCCTCAGTATTTCTCGTTTAGTTTGGAGAACCGGATTAAACCGAGGCATCAGGCTTGTGCGGCGAAAGGAGTGAGGTTCCCATTGCCGGTGATGTTGAAGACGAATGAAGCTGGGTTTCGGGACACATTGGAGGTATGTTGTGATTCTTCTCCGCCATTGAAGACCTCTCGCCTTGTTACTGTACAAAAGAGTCTTGATTTATAG